A single Pedobacter sp. PACM 27299 DNA region contains:
- a CDS encoding Gfo/Idh/MocA family protein: protein MSLETNNIRVLVVGCGNMGTSHAMAYHQLTGFKICGIVSRGDSKVILNEKLGGGYPLFHDFETALSETRPDAVCISTYPDTHESFAVKAMEQGCHVFIEKPLADSLEAAQRVADAAKRYGKKLLVGYILRYHPSWTRFIELSQEMGKPLVMRMNLNQQSQGAKWNVHQNLMKSLSPIVDCGVHYIDVMCQMTRSRPVQVSAIGARLTNDIPEDNYNYGQLQIRFEDGSVGWYESGWGPMMSETAFFIKDVVGPKGAVSILAKEASAAGKSDVIDAHTKTESIKVHYADLDQDGKFSRSDEWIDLHDEPDHLELCKREQRHFLRAILEDLDLTAPTQDALNSLKVAFASDESVRTGNVVKLI, encoded by the coding sequence ATATGGGAACTTCCCATGCCATGGCCTATCATCAGTTAACAGGTTTTAAAATCTGTGGAATTGTATCCAGAGGAGATAGTAAGGTGATTTTGAATGAAAAATTAGGTGGTGGTTATCCTTTATTCCATGATTTTGAAACTGCCTTGAGCGAGACTAGGCCTGATGCAGTTTGTATTTCAACCTATCCCGATACCCATGAATCTTTTGCGGTAAAGGCGATGGAGCAGGGTTGTCATGTGTTTATAGAAAAGCCTTTGGCAGATTCTTTGGAAGCGGCACAGCGCGTGGCAGATGCGGCGAAAAGGTATGGAAAGAAGCTGTTGGTCGGTTATATTCTAAGGTATCATCCATCCTGGACACGTTTTATCGAACTGTCTCAGGAAATGGGTAAACCACTGGTGATGCGCATGAACCTCAATCAGCAAAGTCAGGGGGCAAAATGGAATGTTCATCAGAATTTAATGAAAAGCCTGAGTCCGATTGTGGATTGTGGCGTGCATTATATTGATGTGATGTGTCAGATGACACGCTCCAGACCTGTTCAGGTCAGCGCAATTGGTGCAAGGCTGACCAATGATATTCCAGAAGACAATTATAATTACGGGCAGTTACAGATCCGTTTTGAGGATGGATCTGTGGGCTGGTATGAGTCGGGATGGGGCCCAATGATGAGTGAGACCGCATTTTTTATAAAGGATGTAGTTGGACCAAAAGGGGCAGTGTCTATTCTGGCAAAGGAAGCTTCGGCTGCGGGTAAATCCGATGTGATTGATGCGCATACGAAGACGGAATCTATTAAAGTGCATTATGCCGATCTGGATCAGGATGGAAAATTTTCCCGGTCGGATGAATGGATTGACCTGCATGATGAACCAGATCATTTAGAGTTGTGTAAAAGAGAACAGCGACATTTTCTTAGGGCAATTCTGGAAGATTTGGACCTTACAGCGCCTACTCAGGATGCATTAAATAGTTTAAAAGTAGCATTTGCTAGTGATGAATCGGTTCGGACAGGGAACGTCGTTAAATTGATCTAA